A stretch of the Bombyx mori chromosome 12, ASM3026992v2 genome encodes the following:
- the LOC101737162 gene encoding carcinoembryonic antigen-related cell adhesion molecule 1: MARTAGAVCLFTVNLFSCIIVCRQDSGNNRPRDQSTVSESSRRFRTEFLEDWPQAPGAPYFDPSTPDNVTGLVGHPVTLLCKVKNLQNRTVSWVRHRDIHLLTVGRYTYTSDQRFEAQHKPRSEEWALRIRSPQRRDSGQYECQISTTPPIGHAVFLNIVEPETEVLGGPDIFIYAGSTINLTCIVRHTPEPPSTINWSHRGKTINFDSTRGGISLVTEKGVHSSSRLLVQAARTTDAGAYQCAPDNAQSATARVHVLTGESPAAMQGSAHWADRFRLPTLIFFATIVYLTILIP; this comes from the exons ATGGCGCGCACTGCGGGTGCCGTCTGCTTGTTCACGGTTAATTTGTTTTCCTGCATTATTG TTTGTCGTCAAGACAGTGGTAATAATCGGCCTCGAGATCAGAGCACGGTTTCTGAATCGTCAAGGAGATTTCGGACCGAGTTCTTAGAGGATTGGCCTCAAGCCCCTGGCGCACCATACTTCGATCCCAGTACTCCGGACAACGTCACGGGACTTGTGGGACATCCTGTGACTCTTCTGTGTAAAGTAAAGAATCTTCAGAATAGAACG GTATCATGGGTGAGGCATCGAGATATCCATTTGCTGACTGTGGGACGATATACTTACACGTCGGATCAGCGCTTCGAGGCGCAGCACAAGCCGCGCTCCGAGGAGTGGGCACTTCGAATCCGCAGTCCACAGCGACGCGACTCCGGCCAGTACGAGTGTCAGATCTCGACCACACCACCCATCGGACATGCTGTCTTCCTCAATATTGTGG AACCCGAGACAGAAGTATTAGGTGGAccagatatatttatttacgctGGTTCCACTATAAACCTCACTTGCATTGTTCGGCACACTCCAGAACCTCCAAGTACAATTAACTGGTCACATCGAGGGAAG ACGATAAACTTCGACTCGACCCGCGGTGGGATATCGTTGGTGACCGAGAAAGGTGTTCATAGTAGCAGCCGACTATTAGTACAAGCTGCCCGCACGACCGACGCAGGCGCGTATCAATGCGCACCAGACAACGCACAGTCAGCTACTGCAAGAGTTCATGTGCTTACGG GAGAAAGTCCAGCGGCGATGCAGGGTAGTGCTCACTGGGCGGACAGATTCCGGCTACCAACACTCATCTTCTTTGCAACCATCGTATACCTAACAATATTGATACCTTGA